One Fusobacterium sp. SYSU M8D902 DNA segment encodes these proteins:
- a CDS encoding putative glycoside hydrolase, producing the protein MRREKRFMSGILGMIAFYVVTITATASLTKDIGKSSVEVVNVVSQEQSKEEKNEEVNQVLPLKEIKISEKEKAPEKKIAYTINYKTPIYSEPNGKVQKDSLKKAMRVEVLEDKVVEITKETKVKKEDGTFTTKKNVEKSYWKRIVYGKNNEMREGWIRTGSLTEDVRKVIPANLKNANLSAVPKREYVNNPKIDVRGIYLTVNTAASAKRIDELIELSKRTKINAFVIDVKEDFGKMLFKTDAELKYLGKNDNRYPISDIHSFMKKLKDNNIYTIARIVSFKDPTYASKHPEKAIIKRATGKPFTNSDGVIWVSPHDRYLWEYNIAVAKEAAKAGFNEIQFDYVRFPASNGGKLDKELDYRNTNGESKPETIQKYLKYARKELEPLEVYISADIYGQVSSSSDDMGLGQHWEIISNEVDAISPMAYPSHYGRGVYGLAVPDAEPYKTIYYTTLDGINRNYNLNYPADIRPWLQAFTAKWVKGYIPYGKKEIEAQIKALDDLGIKQYLLWSPSNRYGIIEK; encoded by the coding sequence ATGAGAAGAGAGAAAAGATTTATGAGTGGAATATTAGGTATGATAGCTTTTTATGTAGTTACCATTACTGCCACAGCTAGTTTGACTAAGGATATTGGAAAAAGTAGTGTGGAAGTTGTTAATGTAGTTTCCCAAGAACAGAGTAAAGAGGAAAAGAATGAAGAGGTCAATCAAGTATTACCGTTGAAAGAGATAAAGATAAGTGAAAAAGAGAAGGCTCCAGAGAAGAAGATAGCCTATACTATAAACTATAAGACACCAATATATTCAGAGCCAAATGGGAAGGTACAAAAAGATAGTTTGAAAAAAGCTATGAGAGTTGAGGTACTAGAGGATAAGGTTGTTGAAATAACTAAGGAGACAAAGGTTAAAAAAGAGGATGGGACTTTTACAACGAAGAAGAATGTTGAAAAAAGTTACTGGAAAAGAATAGTGTATGGAAAAAATAATGAGATGAGAGAGGGATGGATCAGAACAGGAAGTTTGACTGAAGATGTTAGAAAAGTTATCCCTGCTAATCTAAAGAATGCTAATTTGAGTGCTGTTCCTAAGAGAGAATATGTAAATAATCCAAAAATTGATGTAAGAGGTATATATCTAACAGTTAATACTGCTGCTTCAGCAAAAAGAATTGATGAGTTGATAGAGCTTTCTAAAAGAACAAAGATAAATGCTTTTGTAATAGATGTGAAAGAGGATTTTGGAAAGATGCTTTTCAAAACAGATGCTGAGTTAAAATATTTAGGAAAAAATGATAACAGATACCCTATATCAGATATACACTCTTTTATGAAAAAATTAAAAGATAACAATATCTATACAATAGCTAGAATAGTATCATTTAAAGATCCTACATATGCTTCTAAACACCCAGAGAAAGCTATAATAAAAAGAGCTACAGGAAAACCATTTACTAATAGTGACGGTGTAATTTGGGTATCTCCACATGATAGATATCTATGGGAATATAATATTGCAGTGGCAAAAGAGGCTGCAAAAGCTGGATTTAATGAGATACAGTTTGACTATGTGAGATTCCCAGCATCAAATGGTGGAAAGTTAGATAAAGAACTAGATTATAGAAATACAAATGGTGAATCTAAACCTGAAACAATTCAAAAATATCTAAAATATGCTAGAAAAGAGTTGGAGCCATTAGAGGTCTATATATCAGCAGATATATATGGACAAGTTTCAAGTTCAAGTGATGATATGGGATTGGGTCAACACTGGGAGATAATAAGTAATGAGGTTGATGCAATATCACCAATGGCATATCCAAGTCACTATGGAAGAGGAGTATATGGATTGGCAGTACCTGATGCAGAGCCATATAAGACTATCTATTATACTACTTTGGATGGAATAAATAGAAACTATAATTTAAATTATCCAGCAGATATTAGACCTTGGTTACAAGCTTTTACTGCTAAATGGGTAAAGGGTTATATTCCTTATGGTAAAAAAGAGATAGAGGCTCAGATAAAAGCCTTAGATGATTTAGGAATAAAACAGTATCTGTTATGGAGTCCAAGTAATAGATATGGGATTATAGAAAAATAA
- the truB gene encoding tRNA pseudouridine(55) synthase TruB, with translation MEGIININKPSGITSFDVIRVLRKVLKERRIGHTGTLDPLAEGVLVVCLGRATRLVQDIEGYSKVYTAGFELGYRTDTYDIEGKIVEESEKKETTRTELESILKKFIGDIKQIPPMYSAIKIEGQKLYDLARKGIEVERKAREISINFIEIIEFDGRKGKIRCEVSKGTYIRSLIDDIGRELGTFATMTSLVRERVGESDIESSYTLEDIEKLHSEGKDDFLSSVEEFFQYPKIEIEDGKNFVLFQNGNTIRCNTADGRYRVYLENKFLGLANVNNNLLKGYKYF, from the coding sequence TTGGAAGGAATAATTAATATTAATAAACCTAGTGGAATAACTTCCTTTGATGTTATTAGAGTTCTTAGAAAGGTCCTAAAAGAGAGAAGAATAGGGCATACAGGAACTTTAGATCCTTTAGCTGAGGGAGTTTTAGTTGTTTGTCTGGGAAGAGCTACTAGACTTGTTCAAGATATAGAGGGGTATTCAAAAGTTTATACTGCAGGATTTGAATTGGGATATAGAACAGATACCTATGATATTGAGGGAAAAATAGTAGAAGAGTCTGAGAAAAAAGAGACAACTCGAACTGAGTTAGAAAGTATTTTGAAGAAGTTTATAGGAGATATAAAACAGATTCCACCAATGTACTCTGCTATTAAAATTGAGGGACAAAAATTATATGATCTAGCTAGAAAAGGGATAGAAGTAGAAAGAAAAGCTAGAGAGATAAGCATAAATTTTATAGAGATTATAGAGTTTGATGGAAGAAAAGGAAAGATTAGATGTGAAGTATCTAAAGGAACATATATTCGTTCTTTGATAGATGACATAGGAAGAGAGTTGGGAACTTTTGCCACTATGACTTCACTGGTAAGAGAGAGAGTAGGAGAGTCAGATATAGAGAGCTCATACACTTTAGAGGATATAGAAAAACTACATTCAGAAGGAAAAGATGACTTCTTAAGTAGTGTAGAGGAGTTTTTTCAATATCCGAAGATAGAGATTGAAGATGGAAAAAACTTTGTATTATTCCAAAATGGTAATACTATAAGATGTAATACAGCAGATGGAAGGTATAGAGTTTATCTAGAAAACAAATTCTTAGGTTTAGCAAATGTAAATAATAACTTATTAAAAGGGTATAAATATTTTTAA
- the typA gene encoding translational GTPase TypA, protein MKIKNIAIIAHVDHGKTTLVDCLLRQGGAFGSHELEKVEERVMDSNDIERERGITIFSKNASVRYKDYKINIVDTPGHADFGGEVQRIMKMVDSVVLLVDAFEGPMPQTKYVLKKALEQGHRPIVVVNKVDKPNARPEDVLYMVYELFIELNANDLQLEFPVVYASGKGGFAKRNLEDESQDMTPLFETILEHVEDPEGDDNKPMQFLITNIAYDNYVGKLAVGRIHNGIVRRNQEVMLIKRDEKMVKGKISVLYGYEGLKRVEVQEAHAGDIVCIAGIDNIDIGETLADVNEPIALPLIDIDEPTLAMTFMVNDSPFAGKEGKFVTSRHIWERLQKELQTNVSMRVETTETPDAFVVKGRGELQLSILLENMRREGFEIQVSKPRVLMKEKDGKRLEPIEMALIDVDDSFTGVVIEKMGIRKGEMVSMIPGTDGYTRLEFKVPARGLIGFRNEFLTDTKGTGILNHSFYDYEPHKGDIPTRSRGVLIATEPGVTVAYALNNIQDRGILFLEPGIPVYEGMIVGEHSRENDLVVNVCKTKKLTNMRAAGSDDAVKLAPPRKFTLEQALDYIADDELVEVTPDNIRLRKKYLKEGERRKYEKRNEE, encoded by the coding sequence ATGAAAATAAAAAACATAGCAATTATTGCCCATGTTGACCACGGTAAAACAACACTTGTGGATTGTCTTTTAAGACAAGGTGGAGCCTTCGGTTCTCACGAATTAGAAAAAGTAGAAGAGAGAGTAATGGACTCAAATGATATTGAAAGAGAAAGAGGAATTACAATTTTTTCTAAAAATGCATCTGTAAGATATAAAGATTATAAGATCAACATTGTAGACACTCCAGGACACGCTGACTTTGGAGGAGAAGTACAAAGAATTATGAAAATGGTTGACTCAGTAGTACTATTAGTAGATGCTTTTGAAGGTCCAATGCCTCAGACAAAGTATGTATTGAAGAAAGCTTTAGAGCAAGGACATAGACCAATAGTAGTAGTAAACAAAGTAGATAAGCCAAATGCAAGACCAGAAGATGTATTATACATGGTATATGAGCTATTTATAGAGCTTAATGCTAATGATTTACAGTTAGAATTCCCAGTGGTATACGCTTCAGGAAAAGGTGGATTTGCAAAGAGAAATTTAGAAGATGAGAGCCAAGATATGACTCCATTATTTGAAACAATTCTTGAGCATGTAGAGGATCCAGAGGGTGACGATAACAAACCTATGCAATTCCTAATCACAAATATAGCTTATGACAACTATGTTGGTAAACTAGCTGTAGGAAGAATTCATAATGGTATTGTAAGAAGAAACCAAGAGGTTATGTTAATAAAAAGAGATGAAAAAATGGTAAAAGGAAAAATCTCTGTACTTTATGGTTATGAAGGATTAAAAAGAGTTGAAGTGCAAGAGGCACATGCTGGAGATATAGTTTGTATTGCAGGAATAGATAATATAGATATTGGAGAAACATTAGCTGATGTTAATGAACCAATAGCTTTACCATTAATAGATATTGACGAACCAACACTAGCAATGACATTTATGGTAAATGACTCTCCATTTGCAGGAAAAGAAGGAAAATTTGTAACATCTAGACATATTTGGGAAAGACTACAAAAAGAGTTACAAACAAACGTAAGTATGAGAGTAGAGACTACTGAAACTCCAGATGCCTTTGTTGTAAAAGGAAGAGGAGAACTTCAACTTTCTATACTATTAGAGAATATGAGAAGAGAAGGATTTGAGATACAGGTATCAAAACCAAGAGTTCTTATGAAAGAGAAAGATGGAAAGAGACTAGAACCAATTGAGATGGCACTTATAGATGTTGATGATAGTTTCACAGGAGTAGTTATTGAGAAGATGGGTATAAGAAAGGGAGAGATGGTATCTATGATCCCTGGTACTGATGGATATACTCGTTTAGAGTTTAAAGTACCAGCAAGAGGACTTATTGGATTTAGAAATGAGTTCTTAACAGATACTAAGGGAACAGGAATTTTAAACCACTCTTTCTATGATTATGAGCCTCATAAAGGAGATATACCTACAAGAAGTAGAGGAGTACTTATTGCAACTGAACCAGGTGTAACAGTGGCATATGCTCTAAATAACATACAAGATAGAGGAATATTATTCTTAGAGCCTGGAATTCCAGTTTATGAAGGAATGATAGTTGGAGAGCACAGTAGAGAAAATGACCTAGTAGTAAATGTTTGTAAAACTAAAAAATTAACAAATATGAGAGCTGCTGGAAGTGATGATGCTGTTAAATTAGCTCCACCAAGAAAATTTACTTTAGAGCAAGCACTTGATTACATAGCTGATGATGAGCTTGTAGAAGTAACTCCTGACAATATCAGATTAAGAAAAAAATATCTGAAAGAGGGAGAGAGAAGAAAATATGAAAAGAGAAATGAAGAGTAA
- a CDS encoding ankyrin repeat domain-containing protein yields MKREMKSNLNRILILLCITLLFTSCSFLQKKSKKVVTPEEVYTAVFLDDSYSLNKYLAEGFPIDYRDENNKTLLMNILEKDSLNSLNIILTRDINLEDRDDNGRTAIFYVRSIEALKSLVTNGADINAISQKNSTPLLIYFMKEKSDSYSKYLLENGVNFKAKDKNGWDVTFWSASIGDIELVRDLEHLGADFLALDEDGNYPIYYAYDENTVLELLNVKGYNLKLKNNKGENIFGEIYLRSVANGNLKAVERLIDLGVNPRYISYGDSAKSIATKLNNLEMLKLLKEKGIK; encoded by the coding sequence ATGAAAAGAGAAATGAAGAGTAATCTTAATAGAATTTTAATTCTTTTATGTATAACACTATTATTTACAAGTTGTAGTTTTCTTCAAAAAAAATCAAAAAAAGTAGTAACTCCTGAAGAGGTGTATACAGCAGTATTTTTAGATGATTCATACAGTTTAAATAAGTATTTAGCAGAGGGATTTCCAATAGATTACAGAGATGAGAATAATAAAACTCTATTGATGAATATATTGGAGAAGGATAGTTTGAATTCTTTAAATATAATTTTAACTAGAGATATTAATTTAGAAGATAGAGATGATAATGGAAGAACAGCTATTTTTTATGTAAGAAGTATTGAAGCTTTGAAAAGTTTGGTAACAAATGGAGCTGATATCAATGCCATTTCACAAAAAAATAGTACCCCATTATTAATCTATTTTATGAAGGAAAAATCAGATAGTTATAGCAAATATCTATTGGAAAATGGTGTGAATTTTAAAGCAAAGGATAAAAATGGTTGGGATGTAACATTTTGGTCTGCTTCTATTGGAGATATTGAGCTAGTAAGAGATTTAGAGCATTTAGGTGCAGATTTCTTAGCTTTGGACGAAGATGGAAACTATCCTATATACTATGCTTATGATGAGAATACAGTATTGGAATTACTCAATGTAAAGGGATATAACCTTAAATTGAAAAATAATAAAGGCGAGAATATATTTGGTGAAATATATTTGAGATCTGTTGCTAATGGGAATTTAAAAGCAGTAGAGAGATTAATTGACTTAGGTGTAAATCCTAGATATATCTCCTATGGTGATTCTGCTAAATCGATAGCAACTAAATTAAACAATCTAGAGATGTTAAAACTTCTGAAGGAAAAAGGGATAAAATAA
- the panF gene encoding sodium/pantothenate symporter — protein MLTMIPIILYLLLMLGITYQVNKIKHRKDVDFTEEYFIGSRNMGGFVLAMTIIASYVGASSFIGGPGIAYKLGLGWVLLACIQVPTAFFTLGIIGKKLAIISRRIKGVTIIDLLRARYKSDIVVILSSITMLIFFIGTIVAQFVGGARLFETVTGYSYFIGLLLFSGVVIAYTSFGGFRAVALTDAIQGVVMLIATGVLFYVVTKNGNGLENIMLNIAKTNPEMLTPSSNGNIAKPFILSFWVLVGIGLLGYPSTAVRCMGFKDSKSLHRAMIIGTSVVGLLMLGMHLIGVMGMGIEPNVEVGDKIIPILALNNLHPILAGVFIGGPLAAIMSTVDSLLIMTSATIVKDLYLHYVNKNATVEKIKKLSFLTSLGFGIIVFLLSLNPPNLLVWINLFAFAGLEATFFCPIVFGLFWKKANSTGAIASMIFGFITFIYLNVCKITIAGMHNIVPVLAVSSFVFIIGSYYGDKTDDETLDIFFNL, from the coding sequence ATGTTAACTATGATACCTATTATCCTATATCTTTTGCTAATGCTAGGTATTACTTATCAAGTAAATAAAATAAAACATAGAAAAGATGTAGATTTTACTGAAGAGTATTTCATTGGAAGTAGAAATATGGGGGGATTTGTATTAGCTATGACAATCATTGCCTCATATGTTGGAGCCAGCTCCTTTATTGGTGGACCTGGTATAGCCTATAAATTGGGGCTTGGTTGGGTTTTACTAGCTTGTATTCAGGTTCCCACTGCTTTTTTTACCTTGGGTATAATTGGTAAAAAATTAGCTATTATCTCTAGAAGAATCAAAGGTGTCACAATTATTGACCTATTGAGAGCAAGATATAAAAGTGATATAGTTGTTATCCTTTCTTCAATCACAATGCTTATCTTCTTCATTGGAACCATTGTAGCACAATTTGTTGGTGGAGCAAGATTGTTTGAAACTGTTACTGGTTACTCATATTTTATAGGTTTACTACTTTTTTCTGGTGTTGTTATAGCCTACACCTCATTTGGGGGTTTTAGAGCAGTTGCTTTAACAGATGCTATACAAGGTGTAGTTATGCTTATAGCTACTGGTGTTCTTTTTTATGTAGTCACTAAAAATGGAAATGGTCTTGAAAATATTATGTTAAATATTGCTAAAACAAATCCTGAGATGTTAACACCTAGTTCCAATGGTAATATAGCAAAGCCTTTCATTCTATCTTTTTGGGTATTGGTTGGTATTGGACTACTCGGTTATCCCTCTACTGCTGTAAGATGTATGGGATTTAAGGATAGCAAATCTCTTCATAGAGCTATGATCATTGGTACATCAGTTGTGGGATTATTAATGTTGGGAATGCATCTTATTGGAGTTATGGGAATGGGTATTGAGCCTAATGTAGAAGTTGGAGATAAGATCATCCCTATTCTTGCTCTAAATAATTTACACCCTATCTTAGCTGGTGTATTTATTGGTGGACCCCTAGCAGCTATTATGTCAACAGTGGATTCTCTTTTAATTATGACATCAGCTACAATAGTAAAAGATCTTTATCTACACTACGTAAATAAAAATGCCACTGTAGAAAAAATAAAAAAACTCTCATTTTTAACCTCTTTAGGTTTTGGAATCATTGTTTTTTTACTTTCTCTAAATCCACCTAATCTATTAGTTTGGATAAACCTCTTTGCTTTTGCAGGACTTGAAGCTACTTTTTTCTGCCCAATTGTTTTTGGATTATTTTGGAAAAAAGCTAACTCAACAGGAGCTATTGCCTCTATGATTTTTGGCTTCATCACTTTTATATACCTCAATGTATGTAAAATTACCATTGCTGGAATGCACAATATTGTTCCAGTCCTTGCTGTAAGTAGTTTTGTTTTTATTATTGGTTCATACTATGGAGATAAGACTGATGATGAAACTTTGGATATCTTCTTTAATCTATAA
- a CDS encoding YhdT family protein: MRKKQINREVIATLILYIFYFCWWYYFAYIRFDSENVENFKYIFGLPEWFFYSCVLGLVIINILVFLTVKFFFKDVELEEDKKC, encoded by the coding sequence ATGAGAAAAAAACAGATCAATCGTGAAGTTATTGCAACTCTTATTCTCTATATTTTCTATTTCTGTTGGTGGTACTACTTTGCATATATTCGTTTCGATAGTGAAAATGTAGAAAATTTTAAATATATTTTTGGACTACCAGAATGGTTTTTCTACTCTTGTGTTTTAGGACTAGTAATTATAAATATTTTAGTCTTTCTCACTGTGAAATTTTTCTTTAAAGATGTAGAGTTAGAGGAGGATAAAAAATGTTAA
- a CDS encoding HAD family hydrolase — translation MKFVVSDLDGTLLYSSNEISEYTVTTIKKLIDSGVNFAIATGRGQQGVQRFLKQLGIAPYLICNNGANIYDPKGNCIFEERIPKDVVTKILKEIRANNLFYSAFLNEYFYYNKEDIIEDFMSRPLYKEVLLEKEEDCPELNKIIVSDDDPEVIKKIANILKDKFSDLAEITLSQPTCVDIAPKNCSKGSGIKNLANIFKLTPDNFMAFGDGENDLDMLKTVGHPVIMENAQEILKEQFSTVTLSNKEHGVAKYIENYFEL, via the coding sequence ATGAAATTTGTTGTATCAGATTTAGATGGTACTCTTCTTTATTCTAGTAATGAGATCAGTGAATACACCGTCACAACTATTAAAAAACTAATTGATAGTGGAGTAAATTTTGCTATTGCTACTGGAAGAGGACAACAGGGAGTTCAAAGATTTTTAAAACAGCTTGGTATTGCTCCCTATCTTATCTGTAATAATGGTGCAAATATATATGATCCTAAAGGTAATTGTATATTTGAAGAGAGAATTCCAAAAGATGTAGTTACAAAGATTCTAAAAGAGATCAGAGCTAATAATCTTTTTTATAGTGCTTTTTTAAATGAGTATTTCTATTATAATAAAGAGGATATTATTGAAGATTTTATGAGTAGACCCCTTTACAAAGAGGTTCTTTTAGAAAAAGAGGAGGATTGTCCTGAATTAAATAAGATAATTGTAAGTGATGATGATCCTGAAGTTATAAAAAAAATAGCCAATATATTAAAGGATAAATTTTCTGACCTAGCTGAGATCACTCTATCTCAACCTACTTGTGTAGATATCGCCCCTAAAAACTGTTCTAAGGGAAGTGGTATTAAGAATCTTGCTAATATCTTTAAACTTACTCCAGATAATTTTATGGCTTTTGGAGATGGAGAAAATGATCTTGATATGCTAAAAACTGTAGGTCACCCTGTAATTATGGAAAATGCTCAAGAGATTCTAAAAGAACAATTTTCTACAGTAACTCTCTCTAATAAAGAACATGGAGTTGCTAAATATATTGAAAACTATTTTGAGCTATAG
- a CDS encoding PTS sugar transporter subunit IIA: protein MLNSKGNNILKYLCKNEGKGSIKELAQTLQLSERSIRYELDKIDEYLLREGLEPLKRKFGGKIFFEKYDIFLENKEFEENKSNLDIYERREYLSFICVFDEKINLTKASKILDVSRTTIRNDIRDIREELLNNNLELKISQQEGLILSGEETDIRKQQLKFLRKYSNFIFYSNVDLKTKKELIVEEYIKYIDINIIKNFINYIQRLLDKIISDEAYNIIAIYLIIAIIRIKQGKILEKIANKQFLKETIEYETILKAKGIIESAYDINLEENEILQITDYFLGSHTYNFEKSYYSNWIEIDILVKKFIDKFNKKIDVDISKDKLLLDGILNHIKPTIYRLQNKIKLENSIFVEVLNSYPTIFYNTKNSLKEIEKYLGIEFSNDEVAFLAIYFKAAIDRNRYKRKNLKKVLVVCGYGYGTSNLLVQQLKEIYTINIVKTIPRHLLEKTLQKEEVDLIISTVDIEDNISIPIVKVKSILTQEDIDKLDKYSLSRQRKRYMLSELLEIIEENCTIENKEELIKGLNIYFEQRLVNDIEESEYKLTDFIKEKNILLNQIAETWEEAVILAGNILVDNKIVEVNYIDAMIENIKKLGSYVVIGENIAIPHAQKDESVLKTGMGLIVLKKPVIFPNDRKVQVILVFSSLDNKEHLNALADLVELITDYNLIENLLKAKNVKQVLKFLNF, encoded by the coding sequence GTGTTAAATTCAAAAGGAAATAACATATTAAAGTATTTGTGTAAAAATGAAGGAAAGGGGAGTATAAAAGAACTTGCACAAACATTACAACTTTCTGAGAGAAGTATAAGATATGAATTGGATAAAATAGATGAGTATCTTTTGAGAGAGGGATTAGAGCCACTAAAAAGAAAATTTGGTGGAAAAATATTTTTTGAAAAATATGATATTTTTTTAGAAAATAAAGAGTTTGAAGAGAATAAAAGTAATTTAGATATTTATGAAAGAAGAGAGTATCTATCTTTTATCTGTGTCTTTGATGAAAAAATAAATTTAACAAAAGCAAGTAAGATTTTAGATGTTAGTAGAACAACTATAAGAAATGATATAAGAGATATTAGAGAGGAGTTACTAAATAATAATCTTGAACTGAAGATTTCACAACAAGAAGGATTGATTTTATCTGGAGAAGAGACAGATATAAGAAAACAACAGTTAAAATTTTTAAGAAAATACTCAAATTTTATATTTTATTCTAACGTAGATTTAAAAACTAAAAAAGAGTTGATAGTAGAAGAGTATATAAAGTATATAGATATTAATATAATAAAAAATTTTATTAATTATATACAAAGACTTTTAGATAAGATAATTTCAGATGAAGCTTATAACATAATAGCTATCTATTTAATTATAGCTATTATAAGAATAAAACAGGGGAAAATATTAGAGAAAATAGCAAATAAACAGTTTTTAAAAGAGACGATTGAGTATGAAACTATATTGAAAGCTAAAGGGATTATAGAATCTGCCTATGATATTAATTTAGAAGAGAATGAGATACTACAAATAACAGATTATTTTTTAGGAAGTCATACTTATAATTTTGAAAAATCATACTATAGTAACTGGATTGAGATAGATATATTAGTTAAAAAATTTATAGATAAATTTAATAAAAAAATAGATGTTGATATTTCAAAAGATAAACTACTGTTAGATGGAATTTTAAATCATATAAAGCCAACTATCTATAGATTACAAAATAAGATAAAACTAGAAAATTCAATATTTGTAGAAGTTTTAAATAGTTATCCAACCATATTTTATAATACTAAAAACTCATTAAAAGAGATTGAAAAATATTTAGGAATAGAGTTTTCAAATGATGAAGTAGCTTTTTTAGCAATCTATTTTAAAGCAGCTATAGATAGAAATCGTTATAAAAGAAAAAATTTGAAAAAAGTATTAGTTGTTTGTGGATATGGATATGGAACTTCTAATCTTTTGGTACAGCAATTAAAAGAGATATATACAATAAATATTGTAAAAACAATACCAAGACATCTTTTAGAAAAAACTTTACAAAAAGAAGAGGTAGATTTGATAATAAGTACTGTTGATATAGAGGATAATATATCTATACCAATTGTCAAAGTAAAATCAATATTGACCCAAGAGGATATAGATAAGCTTGATAAATACTCTCTTTCACGTCAGAGAAAACGTTATATGTTGTCGGAGCTACTAGAGATAATAGAGGAAAATTGTACTATAGAGAATAAAGAGGAACTAATCAAAGGGTTAAACATATATTTTGAACAAAGATTAGTAAATGATATAGAGGAGAGCGAGTATAAGTTAACTGATTTTATAAAAGAAAAAAACATACTATTAAATCAAATAGCTGAAACTTGGGAAGAGGCAGTAATATTAGCAGGAAATATATTAGTTGATAATAAAATTGTAGAAGTTAATTATATTGATGCAATGATTGAAAATATAAAAAAATTAGGATCATATGTAGTTATAGGAGAGAATATAGCAATACCTCATGCACAAAAAGATGAATCTGTTTTAAAAACTGGAATGGGACTTATTGTTTTGAAGAAGCCAGTTATCTTTCCAAATGACAGAAAAGTTCAAGTTATTTTGGTATTTTCATCTTTAGATAATAAGGAACATTTGAATGCATTAGCAGATTTAGTAGAATTAATAACAGATTATAATTTAATAGAAAATCTATTAAAAGCTAAAAATGTTAAACAAGTTTTAAAGTTTTTAAATTTTTAG
- a CDS encoding PTS sugar transporter subunit IIA, with translation MGIKNILNGMIQVIDNVETWEKAIEIGATPLIKSNKIKFGYVENMIQNIKNMGPYVILIPGVAMPHARPDENVLESSLSLLKINSGVKFSEETENVYLVFCLAAKDSNSHIEIIEQLTEVLGDDEKIANLIKAKTMDELVKSL, from the coding sequence TTGGGTATAAAAAATATTTTAAATGGAATGATCCAAGTTATAGATAATGTAGAAACTTGGGAGAAAGCAATTGAGATAGGTGCAACTCCATTAATAAAAAGTAATAAGATAAAATTTGGATATGTAGAAAATATGATTCAGAATATAAAAAATATGGGACCATATGTAATATTGATACCTGGGGTAGCAATGCCACATGCAAGACCAGATGAAAATGTGTTAGAGAGTTCTCTATCTTTACTAAAAATAAATAGTGGTGTAAAGTTTTCAGAAGAGACTGAAAATGTATATTTAGTATTTTGTTTAGCTGCTAAAGATAGTAATTCACACATTGAAATAATAGAACAGCTTACAGAGGTGCTTGGTGATGACGAAAAGATAGCAAATCTGATTAAAGCTAAAACAATGGATGAGTTAGTAAAAAGTTTATAA
- a CDS encoding PTS sugar transporter subunit IIB has product MKITAVCGTGLGSSFMLEMNVKKVLKELGVNAEVTHTDLASVIESDSDFFIMSRDIAGSTKISNKLVLTNIINLGEIKEVLTKALQEKGVL; this is encoded by the coding sequence ATGAAAATAACAGCAGTATGCGGAACAGGATTAGGAAGCAGTTTTATGTTGGAGATGAATGTAAAGAAGGTATTAAAAGAGTTAGGAGTTAATGCAGAGGTAACTCATACAGATTTGGCATCAGTTATAGAGAGTGATTCAGATTTCTTTATAATGTCAAGGGACATAGCAGGAAGTACAAAAATTTCAAATAAATTAGTTTTAACAAATATTATAAATTTAGGAGAGATAAAAGAAGTTTTAACAAAAGCACTTCAAGAAAAAGGGGTATTATAA